Proteins encoded in a region of the Dreissena polymorpha isolate Duluth1 chromosome 6, UMN_Dpol_1.0, whole genome shotgun sequence genome:
- the LOC127834555 gene encoding carbonic anhydrase-like, with amino-acid sequence MLNVVFVIAVLAVGGTSASTEWGYTEENGPYTWYKHFPIARSGIRQSPINIDSFEAEYDDALTDIHLEVSYQAEDDVTLKNNGHNLQCQITQLGYLTGGPLGNQQFRLEQFHLHWGSHDTRGSEHTIDGEQFAAELHLVHWNTKYDSFAEAVDKSDGLAVLGVMIKSGIENPFFSVVSDNLGGLIQAHSEDTIPSSLDPTDLLPGDISAYWTYEGSLTTPPLFESVQWIVFKEPVEFSHSQLDALRSLIDSDGNAMQDNFRPPQPINGRQVRASF; translated from the exons ATGCTGAACGTTGTTTTCGTAATTGCCGTTCTGGCGGTGGGTGGCACATCAGCATCGACTG AATGGGGATACACAGAGGAAAATG GGCCCTATACCTGGTACAAGCATTTTCCGATCGCCCGATCTGGCATCAGACAATCGCCGATCAATATCGATTCGTTTGAGGCGGAGTACGACGATGCTCTCACGGACATTCACCTTGAGGTCTCCTACCAAGCGGAAGACGATGTCACGCTGAAGAACAACGGACACAACTTACAGTGTCAAATCACCCAGCTTGGAT ATTTGACCGGTGGTCCCCTTGGCAACCAGCAATTCAGGCTGGAGCAGTTCCACCTGCACTGGGGATCACATGACACCCGGGGATCGGAGCATACGATTGACGGGGAGCAGTTCGCAGCTGAG CTTCACCTCGTCCACTGGAACACTAAGTATGACAGCTTCGCGGAGGCTGTTGACAAGAGTGACGGACTTGCCGTTCTCGGGGTTATGATCAAG TCCGGCATAGAGAATCCCTTCTTCTCCGTCGTGTCGGACAACTTAGGCGGGTTGATCCAAGCTCATAGCGAGGACACCATCCCCAGCTCCCTGGACCCTACCGACCTGCTTCCAG GTGACATCAGCGCCTACTGGACGTACGAGGGCTCTCTCACAACCCCGCCCTTGTTTGAAAGTGTCCAATGGATTGTCTTCAAAGAACCCGTAGAATTCTCTCATAGCCAA TTGGACGCTCTTCGGAGTCTCATTGATTCAGACGGCAATGCAATGCAGGACAACTTCCGGCCTCCACAACCAATAAACGGGAGACAAGTCAGGGCTTCCTTTTAA